Sequence from the Gracilinanus agilis isolate LMUSP501 chromosome 6, AgileGrace, whole genome shotgun sequence genome:
aaaggGAAGTGATACTATACCTGGCTTGAGAAGATCCGGTTattttggaggatttttttaaaagagttttgtctttttaaaaaaaaataataaagcatctGCTCTTGCATTAACCTctggctgattaaaaaaaaaagtttaaaaaaatcccccTTTGTTTTAATTATCTTATGGATATGAAAGGGTAGCCAATCCTAAAAGAGGACTTCAGCAATTAGCAACGTGAACATCAAAAAGTTTTATTGCGGGGAGCCCAAGGCACCGCCCCTGCCTCGCCGCGATTGGCGTGGACAGCCTCTGACGACATATATTAACCCGACCTGCCCTAAAGATGTAGCTGTACATGGAGTTCTTGCTGGGAAAATCGGCTTGTTCCCGGCACAGCCACCAGCCCAGAGAAGTCGCCAACCGAAACCCTCGCCGCTACCGCTGTTGCCTCCATCTCTGCGTATCGCAAGTTCGCCCCACCAACCCAGCAAGCCAGGCCCAGCCAGCCAGAACCGAGCGCCTGGCCTCCCCGAGGAGCCATTGCGCCCCCGGCGCCTTCGGAGCCCCAGAGGACTCAAGAAAGGGGCCAGAGAAAATGGATGCGCTGAAATCGCTCTGAAAGGCCACCGACCCAAGCCGGGAGAAGAGGAACAAGGAACGAGTTCCTCTCAGGCAAAAGTCACATTCAAGGACAGACAGAAACAAACaaatcccccacccccatcccgaACGCATTAAAGAAAAAACGACCCAAGAATCAAACCCGGGGGgtctggtggggggaggggagaggaaggaggagaggggaaggggaggattgGATGGAGGTGATTTCACTGTGACTGGTAGATTTCCCCTCCCGTGGCCTCAGAGACTCAGCCAGTCCAGCCGGGTTCCTCTCCCCAGAGTCCttgtgcctctctctctctgggctGTGCTGCGGGCCCTACAGGATCTAGTTCTAGGAAGTGGTCCGGAGAGCAGTGTTGGGGAGCGGGAGAAAGGAACTGCCTCCCCGCTTGCCGGGTCTGAGACAGGGACAACCTAGTAAATTCGTTCGCCCGCTGCTGTTGCCGTTTTGCCGCTGCCTCCGTCCCTGAGATTTGGAAAGCCAAGGCCCGGAGACAATTTTGGAGAACAGGGACTTTTGCATGAACACGAAAGGACAACCTTTCCACACtgccacagcagcagcagcagcagccgccgCCGCCTCGATTAACTGCGAAAgagcaagaggaggaggaggcactGAAGACGAGGAAGGAGAGAGCCCCGCTGCGCATCGGTGACCACACCAAGAACTTGGCCAGCTCTATGGCAAGCCCCAGGCTGGACCGGTGCTGCTGAAGCCCCTCGGCGGGCCTGccggggctggggggaggggagggggtgcCGCTACCGCCACTGCTGCAGCAAGGTAGGggaggctggggggtggggggtgggacggggtggaggaggaagagcaaGGAGGCAGCAGCTCCTGGCCCCCACCCCCGGGTGCAGCCGGTAGCCTTTAGGGCCTCGTGGTTGAGGACACCGTGGAACGCTAGGTTGGGGCCCAGAGTGTGAAATGAGTCTCGTTGGAGGCTTCCCCCACCACCCGGTGGTGCACCATGAGGGCTACCCCTTCGCCGCTGCGGCCGCCGCAGCCGCCGCGGCCGCCGCCAGCCGCTGTGGCCACGAGGAGAACCCCTACTTCCACGGCTGGCTCATCAGTCACCCGGAGATGTCCCCCCCTGACTACAGCATGGCACTGTCCTATAGCCCTGAGTACGCTAACGGCGCTGCAGGGCTCGACCACTCCCATTACGGGGGAGTGCCACCCGGGAGTGGGCCTCCGGGCCTGGGGGGGCCCCGTCCGGTGAAGCGCCGGGGCACCGCCAACCGCAAAGAGAGGCGCAGGACTCAGAGCATCAACAGCGCCTTCGCTGAGCTGCGGGAATGCATCCCCAATGTGCCCGCGGACACCAAGCTGTCCAAGATCAAGACCCTCCGCCTGGCTACCAGCTACATCGCCTACCTCATGGACCTGCTGGCAAAGGACGACCAGAACGGGGAGGCGGAGGCCTTCAAGGCAGAAATCAAGAAGACAGAtgtgaaggaggaaaagaggaagaaggagctGGTCAGTAactggaggggtgggggaggaggaggagagggaggagaattgggggggaggggtggttGGGTTACTGCTGGCTGAAGGCCTTATCAGTATtgagaataacaacaatattccctattctttgtatttattttcacaCTTTTCTctgtggaaggaggaaggaggaggaagtcctCCACCTTTCCTCGTCTCTGCAGTGGAGCAGGCTTCGTAGCTGCTAACTCACTCCTCAGGCCAGATTTGCTCGCTCTCCTGTTAGACTGCAGGACTATTCTTCATTAACGACTCAGAAACAATAATAGAGTTTTAGTCTCGACGTGCTTTATTAGTTAAAAGAGGAGGACTCTTAGAGTTTAAGAGGAATTTGGAGGCAGGCTAGTGCGTTTTTTCCTCagaatttgattttgttttgtttg
This genomic interval carries:
- the HAND2 gene encoding heart- and neural crest derivatives-expressed protein 2 gives rise to the protein MSLVGGFPHHPVVHHEGYPFAAAAAAAAAAAASRCGHEENPYFHGWLISHPEMSPPDYSMALSYSPEYANGAAGLDHSHYGGVPPGSGPPGLGGPRPVKRRGTANRKERRRTQSINSAFAELRECIPNVPADTKLSKIKTLRLATSYIAYLMDLLAKDDQNGEAEAFKAEIKKTDVKEEKRKKELNEILKSTVSSNDKKTKGRTGWPQHVWALELKQ